One part of the Lycium ferocissimum isolate CSIRO_LF1 chromosome 8, AGI_CSIRO_Lferr_CH_V1, whole genome shotgun sequence genome encodes these proteins:
- the LOC132068395 gene encoding laccase-12-like: protein MEAFKSIASPLCSFFFMCILLLLANAASGKTHYHGFIIQATPVKRLCNTHNTITVNGQFPGPTLEVNNGDTLVVKVVNRARYNVTIHWHGVRQMRTGWADGPEFVTQCPIRPGKSYTYRFTIQGQEGTLWWHAHSSWLRATVYGAIIIHPKEGEKYPFPKPKRETPILLGEWWDTNPIDVVRQATRTGAAPNISDAYTINGQPGDLYKCSKQDTTIVHMDSGETNLLRVINAALNQQLFFTVANHKLTVVGADASYVKPFTTSVLMLGPGQTTDVLIKADQPAARYYMAARAYASAQGAPFDNTTTTAILEYKTASCSSNCVKTNPVFPSLPAYNDTATATSFTTKFRSPRKVEVPTEIDENLFFTVGLGLLNCPRGSRSRNCQGPNGTRFAASMNNVSFVLPSNFSLLQAHHRGIPGVFSTDFPAVPPVKFDYTGNVSRSLWPPIRATKLYKLKYGAKVQVVLQGTSIFTGENHPIHLHGYDFYIIAEGFGNFNPKRDTAKFNLVDPPLRNTASVPVKGWTVIRFVADNPGVWIMHCHLDVHITWGLAMAFIVENGVSELESLEAPPVDFPVC, encoded by the exons atggaGGCCTTCAAAAGCATTGCCAGCCCTTTgtgttctttcttctttatgtGCATTTTGCTTCTCTTGGCAAATGCAGCATCCGGGAAAACTCACTACCATGGTTTTATT ATTCAAGCAACACCAGTGAAGAGGCTGTGCAATacccataataccataactGTGAACGGACAATTCCCTGGACCAACATTGGAAGTAAACAATGGTGATACTCTAGTCGTCAAAGTTGTCAATAGAGCTCGATACAATGTCACCATTCACTG GCATGGAGTTAGACAAATGCGAACAGGATGGGCAGATGGACCAGAATTTGTCACTCAGTGCCCAATTAGACCAGGAAAGAGTTACACTTACCGCTTCACAATTCAAGGACAAGAAGGGACACTTTGGTGGCACGCCCACAGCTCATGGCTAAGGGCTACTGTTTATGGAGCTATAATTATCCAcccaaaagaaggagaaaagtaTCCATTTCCTAAGCCCAAAAGAGAAACACCAATTCTTCTAG GTGAATGGTGGGATACGAACCCTATTGATGTTGTAAGACAAGCTACAAGAACAGGAGCAGCCCCTAATATATCTGATGCATACACCATCAATGGTCAACCAGGTGACCTCTACAAGTGTTCCAAACAAG ATACCACCATAGTCCATATGGACTCTGGCGAAACCAACCTCCTTCGAGTTATCAATGCTGCACTCAATCAGCAACTTTTCTTTACAGTGGCCAACCACAAGCTTACTGTTGTTGGAGCAGATGCCTCTTATGTTAAACCCTTCACAACATCAGTCCTTATGCTCGGACCAGGCCAGACAACGGATGTCCTGATCAAAGCTGATCAGCCAGCAGCCAGATACTACATGGCAGCACGTGCCTACGCAAGCGCTCAAGGCGCCCCCTTTGATAATACCACAACCACTGCCATCCTTGAGTACAAGACAGCTTCTTGTTCTTCCAACTGTGTAAAGACCAACCCCGTTTTCCCCTCTCTACCAGCATATAATGACACAGCCACTGCTACATCCTTCACAACCAAATTCAGAAGCCCAAGAAAGGTCGAGGTGCCcactgaaatagatgaaaatctaTTCTTCACAGTTGGGCTGGGACTCTTGAACTGCCCAAGAGGTTCACGCTCCAGAAACTGTCAAGGTCCAAATGGAACTCGATTCGCTGCCAGTATGAACAATGTATCTTTTGTGCTACCATCCAACTTTTCTCTTCTACAAGCACATCACCGAGGCATACCTGGTGTTTTCTCAACTGATTTCCCAGCTGTGCCACCTGTGAAATTTGATTATACTGGCAATGTAAGCAGGTCGCTATGGCCACCTATTCGAGCAACTAAGTTGTACAAGCTGAAATATGGGGCAAAAGTGCAAGTTGTGTTACAAGGGACAAGCATCTTCACAGGTGAAAACCACCCAATTCATCTCCATGGATATGATTTTTACATCATTGCAGAGGGTTTCGGTAACTTTAATCCAAAAAGAGATACAGCTAAATTCAACCTAGTTGATCCACCTCTCAGAAACACGGCCAGTGTACCCGTTAAAGGATGGACAGTCATCAGGTTTGTTGCTGACAATCCag GAGTGTGGATAATGCACTGTCACTTGGATGTTCACATTACGTGGGGTTTGGCGATGGCGTTCATCGTGGAAAACGGAGTGAGTGAATTGGAATCATTGGAAGCTCCTCCAGTAGATTTTCCTGTCTGTTGA
- the LOC132068396 gene encoding probably inactive leucine-rich repeat receptor-like protein kinase IMK2 — MEDQDFSCFYSHPFVFFKFLTPKEAGRHICCDKKKEKGIPFVQIFLFLQLIFSRTQLALGQDNWDGIIITEANFQALEALKHELVDPKGYLKSWNNSNGACSGSWIGIKCAQGQVIVIKLPLKGLSGRLTEKIGQLQGLRKLSLHDNDIGGLVPTSLGFLPNLRGVQLYNNRFSGSIPGSLGLCPLLQTLELSNNSLSGTIPTSLVNSTKLYRLNLSHNSLSGTIPQSFTQSPSLIFLDLQYNNLSGSIPDSWGGKLQSLTLDHNFFSGGIPVSLGKLNELLEISLSHNHITGVIPNEIGKLAMLRTLDLSYNAINGSLPESFSNLSSLVVVNLESNNLDGEIPLDINKVRKLSVLNLRDNQFRGVVPATIGYISALSQIDLSHNNLTGEIPVSVDDLPNLKSFNVSYNSLSGPVPTHLAKEFNSSAFLGNTQLCGYNTSNPCPVTPSAGGSKRSIKDVIILIVGSLIIIVFLVCCILLCCLIKKRAEAKAANDVKDVPPTVGEVETAGDNTGGKLVHFGGGMMFSADDLLCATADILGKSTYGTVYKTTLEDGNQVAVKRLREKITKGQREFEKEVNVLGKIRHPNLLALRAYYLGTKGEKLLIFDYMPNGSLATFLHARGPDTPVDWPKRMRIAKGTTRGLLYLHTNVNIIHGNLTSSNVLLDENTDAKIADYGLSRLVTAAANSNVIATAGVLGYRAPELNKLKKANVKTDVYSLGVIILEILTGKSPGEVTNGVDLPKRVASIVKEEGTNEVFDLELMRDASIFGDEMLSALKLALHCVDPSPSARPEVQQVLQQLEDIRREMPTAGPSASH; from the exons ATGGAAGATCAAGATTTTAGTTGTTTTTACTCACATCCATTtgtttttttcaagtttttaacTCCAAAAGAAGCTGGGAGGCACATTTGTTGTgataaaaagaaggaaaaagggaTACCATTTGTCCaaattttcttgttcttgcaGCTGATATTTTCAAGAACTCAGTTAGCTTTAGGCCAAGATAACTGGGATGGTATAATTATCACTGAAGCAAATTTTCAAGCCCTTGAAGCACTTAAACATGAATTAGTTGATCCAAAAGGGTACTTAAAAAGCTGGAATAACAGCAATGGAGCTTGTTCTGGTAGTTGGATTGGTATTAAATGTGCTCAAGGTCAAGTTATTGTTATTAAGCTTCCTTTAAAAGGATTAAGTGGAAGATTAACTGAAAAAATTGGTCAGTTGCAAGGTTTGAGGAAACTTAGTCtacatgataatgatattgGTGGTTTAGTTCCTACTTCTTTGGGTTTTTTGCCTAATTTAAGAGGTGTTCAGCTTTATAATAACAGGTTTTCTGGTTCTATTCCTGGTTCACTTGGTTTATGTCCATTACTTCAAACACTTGAGCTTAGTAATAATTCTTTATCTGGTACAATACCAACTAGTCTTGTTAATTCAACTAAGCTTTATAGGCTTAATTTGAGTCACAATTCATTGTCTGGTACAATCCCTCAAAGTTTCACTCAGTCACCTTCTTTAATCTTTCTTGATTTACAATATAATAATCTCTCAGGTTCTATACCAGATTCTTGGGGTGGAAAATTACAATCTTTGACACTTGACCATAACTTTTTCTCTGGTGGCATTCCTGTTTCTTTGGGAAAGTTGAATGAGCTTCTTGAGATTTCACTTAGTCATAATCATATTACTGGTGTAATCCCAAATGAGATTGGAAAGCTCGCTATGCTTAGAACACTTGATTTATCTTACAATGCTATTAATGGGAGTTTGCCAGAAAGTTTCTCCAATTTATCCTCCCTCGTGGTTGTCAACTTGGAAAGTAACAATCTTGATGGTGAAATCCCATTAGATATAAACAAAGTGCGAAAATTGTCTGTTCTCAATTTAAGGGATAACCAGTTTAGAGGTGTTGTTCCAGCTACCATCGGGTACATTTCCGCTTTAAGCCAGATAGATTTGTCTCATAACAATCTAACCGGAGAAATCCCGGTGTCTGTTGATGATTTACCAAATCTTAAGTCCTTCAATGTTTCATATAACTCTCTGTCTGGTCCTGTTCCTACTCATCTTGCTAAGGAATTCAATTCAAGTGCCTTTTTGGGTAATACTCAGCTATGTGGCTATAATACTTCAAATCCATGTCCTGTTACGCCTTCTGCAGGAGGTAGCAAACGAAGTATTAAAGACGTTATTATCCTAATAGTAGGGTCTCTAATAATAATTGTGTTTCTAGTCTGTTGCATTCTCCTTTGCTGCTTGATCAAGAAACGAGCGGAAGCCAAAGCAGCAAATGATGTAAAGGATGTTCCTCCGACTGTTGGAGAGGTCGAAACAGCAGGAGATAATACAGGAGGAAAACTCGTCCATTTTGGTGGAGGTATGATGTTCAGTGCAGATGATCTTTTATGTGCTACTGCTGATATATTGGGAAAGAGCACTTACGGTACGGTGTATAAAACCACATTAGAAGATGGAAATCAAGTTGCAGTGAAAAGATTGAGGGAAAAGATTACAAAAGGTCAGAGGGAATTTGAGAAAGAAGTCAATGTTCTTGGAAAGATAAGGCATCCTAATCTTCTGGCTCTTAGGGCTTATTACTTAGGAACAAAAGGAGAGAAACTTCTTATTTTTGACTACATGCCTAATGGAAGTCTGGCAACTTTTCTTCATG CTCGCGGCCCGGATACACCAGTTGATTGGCCAAAAAGGATGAGAATAGCAAAAGGGACGACGAGGGGATTGCTGTACCTTCACACTAATGTCAACATCATTCATGGGAATCTTACGTCGAGCAATGTTCTGCTTGATGAAAACACAGATGCAAAAATTGCAGATTATGGCCTTTCTCGCCTTGTGACCGCTGCTGCAAATTCAAATGTAATTGCCACAGCAGGGGTACTAGGCTATCGCGCACCTGAACTTAATAAGCTCAAGAAAGCCAATGTGAAGACGGATGTCTACAGCCTTGGAGTCATTATACTGGAAATCCTAACTGGTAAGTCTCCAGGAGAGGTAACGAATGGTGTGGATTTGCCTAAAAGGGTGGCATCGATTGTAAAAGAAGAGGGAACAAATGAGGTGTTTGATTTGGAACTAATGAGAGATGCATCCATATTTGGTGATGAAATGTTAAGTGCACTGAAATTGGCTTTGCACTGTGTTGATCCGTCGCCATCAGCTCGACCAGAAGTTCAACAAGTTCTCCAGCAACTGGAAGACATTAGGCGTGAAATGCCAACTGCAGGTCCCTCGGCAAGTCACTAG